One Calonectris borealis chromosome 15, bCalBor7.hap1.2, whole genome shotgun sequence DNA segment encodes these proteins:
- the ABLIM3 gene encoding actin-binding LIM protein 3 isoform X6, producing the protein MSTSTVPYQQNPYTPGSSSAVIQCYRCGDTCKGEVVRVQSNHFHIRCFTCQVCGCDLAQSGFFFKNQEYICTHDYQQLYGTRCDSCGDFITGEVISALGRTYHPKCFVCSTCRKPFPIGDKVTFSGKDCVCQNCSHSLISTKPIKIHGPSHCAGCKEEIKQGQSLLALEKQWHVSCFKCQTCGIILTGEYISKDGIPYCESDYHAQFGIKCETCDRYISGRVLEAGGKHYHPTCARCVRCHQMFTEGEEMYLTGSEVWHPICKQAARAEKKLKHRRTSETSISPPGSSIGSPNRVICDIYESFDTRQRRASSPGYIDSPTYSRQGMSPTIPRSPHHFYRSAAGESNIYRKPPIYKRHATKSKTSEDIAQSSKYSPAYSPDPYYHSESEYWSFQGSPKAPRARRFSSGGEEDGYDRGMHKIQSGIGRLILREEMKARSNSYADPWTPPRSSASSREALHMAGYEGSLNGSPRTHYLADSDPLISKSASLPAYRRNGLHRPPSAELFHYDSTNAVNWGMRGKIYPYELLLVKTRGRNQLPKDVDRTRLERHLSQEEFYQIFGMTIAEFDRLALWKRNELKKQARLF; encoded by the exons TGTGCGGCTGCGACCTGGCCCAGTCGGGCTTCTTCTTTAAGAACCAGGAGTACATCTGCACCCACGACTACCAGCAGCTCTACGGGACCCGCTGCGACAGCTGCGGGGACTTCATCACCGGAGAGGTCATCTCCGCCCTGGGGAGGACCTACCACCCCAAGTGCTTCGTCTGCAGCACCTGCAG GAAGCCGTTCCCCATCGGAGACAAGGTCACGTTCAGCGGGAAGGACTGTGTCTGCCAAAACTGCTCCCATTCTCTCATCAGCACCAAACCTATCAAGATCCACGGGCCCAGCC ACTGCGCAGGCTGCAAGGAGGAGATCAAGCAAGGCCAATCCCTCCTGGCCCTGGAGAAGCAGTGGCACGTCAGCTGCTTCAAGTGCCAAACGTGCGGGATCATCCTCACCGGCGAGTACATCAGCAA GGATGGCATCCCATACTGCGAGTCCGACTACCATGCCCAGTTCGGCATCAAGTGCGAGACCTGCGACCGGTACATCAGCGGCAGGGTCCTGGAG GCAGGAGGGAAGCACTACCACCCCACCTGTGCCAGATGTGTCCGCTGCCACCAGATGTTCACAGAAGGAGAGGAGATGTACCTCACAG GCTCCGAAGTGTGGCACCCCATCTGCAAGCAGGCGGCCAGAGCAGAGAAGAAGCTAAAg CACAGAAGGACGTCGGAAACCTCCATCTCGCCTCCCGGTTCCAGCATCGGCTCCCCGAACCGTGTCATCTGC GACATCTACGAGAGCTTTGACACACGGCAGAGGCGAGCCTCCAGCCCTGGCTACATTGACTCCCCCACCTACAGCCGCCAGGGCATGTCCCCCACCATCCCGAGGTCCCCCCACCATTTCTACCGCTCAG CTGCCGGCGAGAGTAACATCTACCGGAAACCCCCCATCTACAAGCGACACG CCACGAAAAGCAAAACCAGCGAAGACATCGCACAGTCATCCAAGTATAGCCCTGCCTACTCCCCGGACCCATACTACCACTCCGAGTCAGAATACTGGTCCTTCCAAGGCTCCCCCAAAG CCCCCCGGGCCCGGAGGTTCTCGTCGGGAGGCGAGGAGGACGGGTACGACCGGGGCATGCACAAG ATCCAGAGCGGCATCGGCAGGCTGATCCTGAGGGAGGAGATGAAGGCTCGGTCCAACTCCTACGCAGACCCCTGGACACCCCCTCGCAGCTCGGCCAGCAGCAGAGAAGCCCTGCACATGGCTGGCTATGAGGGCTCCCTCAACGGCT CTCCCCGGACGCACTACCTGGCTGACAGCG ATCCCCTCATTTCTAAGTCGGCCTCCCTTCCTGCCTACAGGAGGAATGGGCTGCACAGG cctcccagtGCCGAACTTTTCCACTATGACAGCACGAACGCCGTCAACTGGGGGATGCGAGGTAAG ATATACCCCTACGAGCTGCTCCTGGTGAAGACGAGGGGGAGGAACCAGCTGCCCAAAGATGTGGACAGGACTCGGTTAGAG CGCCACCTCTCCCAGGAGGAGTTCTACCAGATCTTCGGCATGACCATCGCCGAGTTCGACCGCCTGGCCCTGTGGAAGAGGAACGAGCTGAAGAAGCAGGCCCGGCTGTTTTAA